TAGGCGAAGTCGCTAACCAACAGTCCATCTCCTCTGTGGGCCCCTGGTACAGATTTGTCCGATGGCATGCCGTGATGCCGGCCAGTTCTGTTCATCGCCGACGATGCCGATCAGCGGAATCGTCGTGGTCCTCGGTCGAGCGCGGATGTCGTGAATCCAGACGCTAGTTGATGAACGCCGAGGCAGCCCTGAAATCGGGTCCCGTGCAAGGGGCGTGTCAGGTCGGCGTCAGCCCGGTGACAGCGGGGCGGAAGACAGTGTTGTCATGAACAGCGCAGCACTTGCCTCCTGCGGCCCGCGGAAAGTACCCGGGGACACGACGATCCTGGGAGACGTCGATCTGAGCCTCGGGCTCTCCCCGATGCTGCGCGCGGAATGGCTCACCCGCGGTCGACGGTATCTGCGCGGCGAACATCCCTGTGCCCAGCTGATCCGCTTCGCACTGGTCGGTGGGGCCAGCAATATCGCCTACGCCGTGCTGTTCATGGTCATCAGCGGATTCGGCCCGCTCGTCGCGAATATCGTCGGCTCACTCGTCAGTACGGCTATCGCGAACGAACTACATCGCCGGCTCACCTTCCGGGCAGCCGGACGCGTCGGGTGGATCACCGCGCAGTGGGAGGGTGGTGGCCTGGCGCTCCTCGGCCTTCTGATCACCACGGCGGCACTGGCCGGCCTCCGATTCTGGGCGCCGGGGCTCGGCGATATCGCCGCGGCGAGTGCGGTGATCGCGATCATGGGTGCGATCGGCGGTATGCGTTTCCTGGCATTGCGCGGCTTCGTTTTTCGCGACCAACCGCAGGGATGACCTCGCGACAAG
The genomic region above belongs to Nocardia spumae and contains:
- a CDS encoding GtrA family protein, with protein sequence MLRAEWLTRGRRYLRGEHPCAQLIRFALVGGASNIAYAVLFMVISGFGPLVANIVGSLVSTAIANELHRRLTFRAAGRVGWITAQWEGGGLALLGLLITTAALAGLRFWAPGLGDIAAASAVIAIMGAIGGMRFLALRGFVFRDQPQG